A single region of the Triticum dicoccoides isolate Atlit2015 ecotype Zavitan chromosome 2B, WEW_v2.0, whole genome shotgun sequence genome encodes:
- the LOC119363950 gene encoding cell wall protein RBR3-like: MAPPKPSSPPNPNPSPSSSSDADKARGKTKVTPLQVAFLVERYLADNGFSASLAAFRSDASHLFAKTSNNIVPPKGLLPLADILHDYISLKESRLAVDSAMQAMQTLVSTYYHSGSSAHLAAPPSSPPLVPPFFVGPTTSSPPHPPMVAIPPPPTGSSGYATPMIHYTQSSSSLVVQNSSNANNMSIPAASSLPTKKRKAAKPAAKTTSASKRICAGPSTSLNPKGTSAASQLQTEQPSSAEHSVVAKLPAQASSVAKSLFTPLQSQVSSSPCTAQLSYPMGNELGSCQSQRPSSVVPNAHAQQEIASSQYSIVSSKRLIVSPMKGGTYYSVERSCHVSSPLKSSTQRSSKREHVKGRLDFDSSDARPVSAEHVSEKPSSSTYNGEKQDDFDIDFANFDLFEGDFSFSELLLDFDLDNEGLQCENPSTNGEVQRLQPTVKSNNMTADPAFPDPMKPMSADPTEDINSQGATSVTSVRAITKRIKIVSPVKGRSAS, translated from the exons ATGGCGCCGCCGAAGCCGAGCTCTCCTcccaaccccaaccccagccccagctcctcctccgacGCCGACAAGGCCAGGGGCAAGACGAAGGTGACGCCCCTGCAGGTCGCCTTCCTCGTCGAGCGCTACCTCGCCGACAATGGCTTCTCGGCCTCCCTCGCCGCCTTCCGCTCCGACGCCTCCCACCTCTTCGCCAAGACCAGCAACAACATAGTCCCTCCCAAGGGCCTCCTCCCTCTCGCCGACATCCTCCACGACTACATCTCCCTCAAGGAGTCACGTCTCGCCGTCGACTCCGCCATGCAGGCCATGCAGACCCTCGTCTCCACCTACTACCATTCCGGCTCATCCGCTCATCTCGCGGCGCCGCCCTCCTCGCCGCCGCTCGTCCCgcccttcttcgtcggccccaccaCCTCTTCTCCCCCGCACCCACCCATGGTGGCCATTCCCCCGCCTCCTacag GCTCCTCTGGATATGCTACGCCTATGATACACTACACCCAGTCATCCTCCTCGCTTGTTGTTCAGAATTCTTCAAATGCCAACAACATGTCCATCCCAGCAGCCAGTTCTTTGCctacaaaaaagagaaaggcagCCAAGCCTGCTGCAAAAACTACTTCAGCCTCCAAGAGAATATGTGCTGGACCATCCACAAGCTTGAACCCAAAAG GTACAAGTGCAGCCTCTCAACTGCAAACTGAGCAGCCAAGTTCAGCTGAACATTCAGTGGTTGCAAAACTGCCGGCCCAAGCCTCATCAGTTGCAAAAAGCTTATTCACCCCACTCCAGTCTCAAGTCAGTTCTTCTCCTTGTACAGCTCAACTGAGCTATCCCATGGGAAATGAACTTGGTTCTTGTCAATCACAAAGGCCATCATCTGTGGTTCCAAATGCTCATGCCCAACAGGAGATTGCTTCCTCTCAATACTCTATAGTTTCTTCCAAGAGACTAATAGTCAGTCCTATGAAAGGGGGCACCTATTATTCTGTCGAGAGGAGTTGCCATGTCAGCTCCCCCTTAAAATCAAGCACCCAGAGATCGTCAAAAAGGGAACATGTGAAAGGGAGGTTAGATTTTGACAGTTCAGATGCAAGGCCAGTTTCAGCTGAACATGTTTCTGAGAAGCCCTCTAGCTCTACCTATAATGGAGAGAAGCAAGATGACTTTGACATTGATTTCGCAAACTTTGATCTATTTGAAGGCGACTTCTCATTTTCGGAACTATTGCTTGACTTCGATCTTGACAATGAAGGCCTTCAATGTGAGAATCCTTCCACAAATGGTGAAGTTCAAAG ACTACAGCCCACTGTGAAGAGTAACAACATGACTGCCGATCCAGCTTTTCCAGATCCAATGAAGCCAATGTCAGCAGACCCCACTGAAGACATCAATTCACAAG GAGCTACATCTGTTACTTCTGTCAGAGCTATTACTAAGAGGATAAAGATTGTTAGCCCTG TTAAGGGCCGCTCAGCTTCTTAG